From Neobacillus sp. PS2-9, the proteins below share one genomic window:
- the mdh gene encoding malate dehydrogenase encodes MAFKRRKIAVIGAGFTGATAALMLAQKELGDVVLVDIPAQSDPTKGKALDMLEASPVQGFNANITGTSNYEDIQDADLVLITAGIARKPGMSRDDLVSTNAKIIEQVSENVKKFAPNSYIIVLSNPVDAMTYVCYKTTGFPKNRVIGQSGVLDTARFNTFVAQELNVSVEDISGFVLGGHGDDMVPLVRFSYAGGIPLDKILPPHRIEAIVERTRKGGGEIVNLLGQGSAYYAPAASMVQMAEAILKDKKRILPSIAYLEGEYGYHDLYLGVPTILGGDGIESIIEIPLTPEEKSALDKSAQSVRNVMTIFNK; translated from the coding sequence TTGGCTTTCAAACGGAGAAAAATTGCAGTAATCGGAGCAGGCTTTACCGGTGCAACGGCTGCATTGATGCTTGCTCAGAAAGAATTAGGTGACGTGGTTTTAGTAGATATTCCAGCTCAAAGTGATCCAACCAAAGGGAAAGCACTCGATATGTTAGAAGCAAGTCCTGTGCAGGGATTTAATGCAAATATTACTGGAACGTCAAATTACGAGGATATCCAAGATGCTGACTTAGTGCTTATTACAGCAGGGATTGCTCGGAAACCGGGAATGAGCCGCGACGACTTAGTGTCAACAAATGCTAAAATTATCGAGCAAGTATCAGAAAACGTGAAAAAGTTTGCGCCTAATAGTTACATTATAGTTCTAAGTAATCCGGTGGATGCAATGACGTATGTATGCTATAAAACGACCGGGTTTCCAAAGAATCGTGTAATCGGTCAATCAGGTGTATTAGATACAGCCCGTTTTAACACATTTGTAGCCCAGGAATTGAATGTATCAGTTGAGGACATTTCTGGGTTTGTACTTGGTGGTCACGGGGATGATATGGTACCTTTAGTACGCTTTTCCTATGCTGGAGGAATCCCACTTGATAAAATTCTCCCACCGCATCGGATTGAAGCAATTGTAGAAAGAACGCGTAAGGGCGGCGGTGAGATTGTCAATTTACTTGGACAAGGAAGTGCTTATTATGCTCCTGCCGCATCAATGGTCCAAATGGCAGAGGCCATTCTTAAAGACAAAAAGCGCATTTTACCATCCATCGCTTATTTAGAAGGTGAATATGGATATCATGATCTTTATTTAGGGGTTCCGACCATTCTTGGCGGGGATGGAATAGAAAGTATTATTGAGATCCCGTTAACTCCTGAAGAGAAATCTGCATTAGATAAATCTGCACAATCCGTCCGAAATGTTATGACTATTTTTAACAAGTAG
- a CDS encoding EutN/CcmL family microcompartment protein, which translates to MQVGTVIGNVWATRKEDHLTGLKFLFVQPELPNGSPIQTPFIAVDRIGAGVGDKVMVTLGSAATNMAAETSLPIDALIIGIIDSIDVTGGAEHGEGIRND; encoded by the coding sequence TTGCAAGTAGGTACAGTAATTGGAAATGTATGGGCGACTAGAAAGGAAGACCATTTAACTGGATTGAAATTTTTATTTGTGCAGCCAGAGCTTCCTAACGGTTCGCCAATTCAAACCCCCTTTATTGCTGTAGACCGAATAGGTGCAGGTGTTGGGGACAAGGTGATGGTAACTTTAGGTAGTGCTGCAACGAATATGGCTGCAGAGACTAGTCTACCTATCGATGCTCTTATTATCGGTATAATTGATTCGATAGACGTTACAGGAGGTGCCGAGCATGGCGAAGGCATTAGGAATGATTGA
- a CDS encoding aldehyde dehydrogenase family protein has protein sequence MQFDHDLQSIQEMRDALQKAKEAQQKYMAFSQEQVDAIVKRVAEAAFAKSLELAKFAVEETRMGIVEHKRMKNDVGSMAVYQSIKNEKTVGIIKEDHVNKVVEVAAPFGVIAGIIPTTNPTSTAIFKALISLKTRNGIVFSPHPRAVKCTIAALEICLEAAKEAGAPDGIIGWISKPTMAATTELMKHRDIDLILATGGKDLVRAAYSSGKPAYGVGPGNVPVYVEKSADIAKAMKMIVESKSFDHGTICATEQAMVVDRNVQQLAIRELKKNGAYLLDDQEKVKLEKVISPIPGKLNPNIVGQSALKIAEMAGITVPADTRILVAEERKVGKDVPFSIEKLSPILALYTADSYHQAKEICLSLLNLGGRGHSLSLHTNDDKVAREFALEMPVSRLMVNTLSSIGAVGATTGLVPSLTLGCGSFGGNITSDNVSAKHLINIKRMAYGTKEVIIPKQENQPSQTKSESKENVSEIVEQVLKQVNIAGNVDPNLISEMVNQVLKKYQMN, from the coding sequence GTGCAGTTTGACCATGATTTACAATCAATCCAAGAAATGCGGGATGCCCTTCAAAAAGCAAAGGAAGCGCAACAGAAGTACATGGCGTTTTCACAAGAGCAAGTCGACGCAATCGTGAAGCGAGTAGCGGAGGCTGCTTTTGCTAAATCATTGGAATTAGCAAAGTTTGCGGTTGAAGAAACTAGAATGGGTATTGTTGAACACAAACGAATGAAAAATGATGTCGGATCAATGGCTGTATACCAATCTATCAAGAATGAAAAGACAGTTGGCATTATTAAAGAGGACCATGTTAACAAAGTAGTAGAAGTGGCGGCACCATTTGGAGTAATCGCTGGTATAATTCCAACGACCAATCCAACTTCGACGGCTATCTTTAAAGCATTAATTAGCTTGAAAACAAGAAATGGAATAGTTTTTAGCCCACACCCTAGAGCAGTTAAATGTACGATAGCTGCATTGGAAATTTGCTTGGAGGCAGCTAAAGAGGCAGGAGCACCTGATGGGATTATCGGCTGGATCTCTAAACCAACAATGGCAGCAACGACGGAATTAATGAAACATCGTGACATTGATTTAATCCTCGCAACGGGTGGAAAAGATTTAGTCCGGGCGGCTTATAGCTCAGGAAAACCAGCTTATGGGGTAGGTCCTGGCAATGTTCCGGTATATGTTGAAAAATCAGCAGATATAGCAAAAGCTATGAAAATGATTGTGGAAAGTAAATCATTTGACCATGGTACGATTTGCGCAACAGAACAAGCTATGGTGGTTGATCGCAATGTCCAGCAGTTGGCGATTAGAGAACTAAAGAAAAATGGCGCATATTTGTTGGATGATCAAGAAAAAGTTAAATTAGAAAAAGTCATTTCACCTATTCCAGGAAAATTAAATCCTAATATTGTGGGACAAAGCGCATTGAAAATTGCGGAAATGGCTGGGATTACTGTCCCAGCGGATACGAGAATTTTAGTTGCTGAAGAAAGAAAAGTGGGGAAAGACGTACCATTTTCAATAGAAAAGCTTTCACCCATCCTAGCTCTATACACAGCGGATAGTTATCATCAGGCAAAAGAAATATGCTTAAGCTTGCTAAACCTTGGCGGGAGAGGACATAGTTTATCCCTACACACGAATGATGACAAGGTAGCAAGGGAATTTGCCTTAGAAATGCCGGTTTCAAGGTTGATGGTAAACACGCTCTCCTCAATTGGGGCGGTAGGTGCTACAACTGGGCTCGTGCCATCATTGACACTTGGCTGTGGATCTTTTGGAGGCAATATTACTTCAGACAATGTATCTGCCAAGCATTTAATCAATATAAAAAGAATGGCATATGGAACGAAAGAGGTCATCATTCCAAAGCAAGAAAATCAACCTAGTCAAACAAAATCAGAATCAAAGGAAAATGTATCTGAAATTGTTGAACAGGTTTTAAAACAAGTAAATATCGCAGGAAATGTAGATCCAAATTTGATTTCTGAAATGGTGAATCAAGTTTTAAAAAAATATCAAATGAACTAA
- a CDS encoding ethanolamine ammonia-lyase subunit EutB, whose amino-acid sequence MRLKTNYFGTVYQFSSLKDLFAKANEEKSGDRLAGLSAETVQERIAAKEVLSNLTLHDIRENPLLSPDEDEVSRIIEGQINEPIYQSIKNWSVSELREYILNDTTTGEDLKRLSRGLNSEMIAAVAKVMSNLDLVHAANKIEILSKCNITIGQKGVLASRLQPNHPTDNVEGMMASMKEGLSYGIGDAVIGINPVDDSVESVKRLLHATHDFIQKWEIPTQNCVLAHVTAQMKALQQGAPADMIFQSIAGTEAANRSFGITASLLEEANEMAKVYGTGTGPQRMYFETGQGSELSAEAHYGIDQMTLESRNYGFARYFDPYIVNTVVGFIGPEYLYNNKQVIRAGLEDHFMGKMHGIPMGVDICYTNHIKADQNDIEDLGVLLTAAGVNFIIAAPMGDDCMLNYQSLSYHDVATLRQTLNKRPAPLFEEWLEKMGIFENGKLSKKAGDPTIFSRVGGV is encoded by the coding sequence GTGAGATTAAAGACGAATTATTTCGGCACAGTCTACCAATTTTCCTCATTAAAGGACTTATTTGCAAAAGCAAACGAAGAAAAATCAGGTGACCGCTTAGCAGGTCTTTCAGCAGAAACCGTACAAGAGCGTATAGCTGCAAAGGAAGTATTAAGCAACCTAACACTTCATGATATTAGGGAGAATCCACTACTATCTCCTGATGAAGATGAAGTCTCACGCATTATTGAAGGTCAAATCAATGAACCAATCTATCAATCGATTAAAAATTGGTCCGTTTCCGAGCTTAGGGAGTATATCCTAAATGATACAACCACTGGTGAAGATTTAAAGCGGTTAAGCAGAGGTTTAAATAGTGAGATGATCGCTGCAGTTGCGAAAGTTATGTCCAATTTAGACTTGGTTCATGCAGCAAACAAGATTGAGATTCTATCAAAATGTAATATTACGATTGGTCAAAAAGGAGTACTTGCTTCAAGACTACAGCCTAACCATCCAACAGACAATGTTGAGGGAATGATGGCATCAATGAAAGAAGGTCTTTCCTATGGAATTGGTGATGCGGTCATTGGAATCAACCCCGTAGATGATTCAGTAGAGAGTGTAAAGAGACTGCTACACGCTACCCATGACTTCATTCAAAAATGGGAAATACCGACACAAAACTGTGTGCTAGCCCATGTCACTGCTCAGATGAAAGCACTTCAGCAAGGAGCTCCTGCAGATATGATTTTCCAAAGTATCGCAGGAACCGAAGCCGCTAACCGTTCATTTGGTATTACTGCTTCCCTACTAGAAGAAGCTAATGAAATGGCTAAGGTATATGGAACTGGAACAGGGCCACAGCGTATGTATTTTGAGACGGGTCAAGGCTCTGAGTTATCGGCAGAAGCACATTATGGCATCGATCAAATGACCTTAGAATCACGTAATTATGGCTTTGCTCGATACTTTGATCCATATATCGTAAACACAGTAGTTGGATTTATTGGGCCGGAATATTTGTACAACAATAAACAGGTAATCCGAGCAGGGTTAGAAGACCACTTTATGGGCAAAATGCATGGGATTCCGATGGGAGTAGATATTTGTTATACAAACCATATAAAAGCAGATCAAAATGATATTGAGGATTTGGGTGTGCTTTTAACCGCTGCTGGAGTGAATTTTATCATTGCTGCACCAATGGGTGATGATTGCATGTTGAATTACCAGTCCTTAAGTTATCACGATGTGGCAACCTTAAGACAAACATTGAATAAGCGCCCTGCTCCATTGTTCGAAGAGTGGCTTGAAAAGATGGGGATTTTTGAAAATGGCAAGTTAAGTAAAAAAGCAGGAGATCCAACTATTTTTTCAAGGGTAGGAGGTGTATAG
- the eutM gene encoding ethanolamine utilization microcompartment protein EutM — protein sequence MARELTALGMVETKGLVASIEAADAMVKAANVNLIGKVQVGGGLVTVFVRGDVGAVKAATDAGAAAAQRVGELLSVHVIPRPHNELESILPKLEAEL from the coding sequence ATGGCAAGAGAGTTAACAGCATTAGGAATGGTTGAAACAAAAGGGTTAGTGGCATCAATTGAGGCAGCAGACGCAATGGTAAAAGCTGCAAACGTCAACCTTATTGGAAAAGTTCAGGTTGGAGGAGGCCTTGTAACTGTATTTGTACGCGGGGACGTAGGTGCGGTAAAGGCAGCAACAGATGCTGGTGCTGCAGCTGCACAACGTGTTGGGGAGCTTTTATCTGTACACGTCATTCCTCGTCCACACAATGAATTGGAAAGCATTTTACCAAAATTAGAAGCTGAACTCTAA
- the eutL gene encoding ethanolamine utilization microcompartment protein EutL codes for MTLERIHAEILAVRIIPNVDSALAEQFQLQPNHRSLAIFTSTIDDVGYTALDEATKRADVEVVYARSFYAGSAHSSGPLSGEMIGILAGPTPDEVKSGMEAVFQTAENDAFFEAVNEDKSHALYAHVVARTGSYLSKEAGINQGEALAYLIAPPLEAVYGIDAAVKAADVKLVKFFGPPSETNFGGGLLTGSQSACQAAADAFREVILDISRNPRQI; via the coding sequence GTGACCTTAGAGCGAATTCATGCAGAAATTTTAGCTGTCCGAATTATCCCAAACGTAGACTCCGCCCTGGCCGAGCAATTTCAACTACAGCCCAATCATCGAAGCCTCGCTATTTTTACTTCCACCATCGATGATGTTGGTTATACAGCATTAGATGAGGCTACAAAAAGAGCGGATGTAGAGGTTGTTTATGCTCGCTCATTCTATGCGGGTTCTGCACATTCCTCTGGACCATTATCAGGTGAAATGATCGGCATCCTAGCTGGTCCAACACCAGATGAAGTGAAAAGTGGAATGGAGGCGGTCTTCCAGACAGCTGAAAACGATGCTTTTTTCGAAGCGGTAAATGAGGATAAAAGCCATGCGTTGTATGCACATGTGGTAGCAAGGACGGGAAGCTATTTATCGAAAGAAGCTGGAATCAATCAAGGGGAAGCACTTGCTTACTTGATTGCTCCGCCACTCGAGGCGGTTTATGGAATTGATGCAGCGGTAAAGGCAGCAGATGTAAAGTTAGTTAAATTTTTTGGTCCGCCATCAGAAACGAACTTTGGAGGGGGGCTACTGACGGGTTCGCAATCAGCCTGTCAGGCAGCAGCAGATGCGTTCCGTGAAGTCATTCTTGATATCAGCAGAAATCCAAGACAAATTTAA
- a CDS encoding BMC domain-containing protein produces MAKALGMIETRGLIASIVAADAMVKAADVRLIKKEKVDAGLVAVLVEGDVGAVQAAVDAGKYAAAKAGVLVSAHVIPRPDDGVGVILAEQPKKDQEISRTNKKDTKAKSISPKVDSTQEEPPSN; encoded by the coding sequence ATGGCGAAGGCATTAGGAATGATTGAAACAAGAGGGTTAATTGCCTCCATCGTGGCTGCAGATGCAATGGTAAAAGCGGCCGATGTCAGGCTCATAAAGAAAGAAAAGGTAGATGCAGGCCTTGTGGCTGTATTAGTGGAAGGTGATGTAGGAGCCGTGCAGGCTGCCGTTGATGCAGGCAAGTATGCAGCAGCTAAGGCAGGAGTGCTGGTTTCCGCACATGTGATTCCACGTCCTGATGATGGTGTAGGAGTGATTCTTGCAGAGCAGCCAAAAAAGGATCAAGAAATATCGAGAACAAATAAAAAGGATACAAAAGCAAAATCAATTTCTCCTAAAGTTGATTCTACACAAGAAGAACCTCCAAGCAACTAA
- the eutC gene encoding ethanolamine ammonia-lyase subunit EutC: MNPELVEQITKLIYEKLQSQTVVTDEQTSSEVEVKFWNHNADGQSHTSASDNYQPIKEKMYQTLQDEIEEINLESKPVIGIESPFDKDELESLISKTPARIGVGRAGLRPKTNTWLKFRYDHAAAVDAVYGDVNPGLLESLSLFKVNTKVADKEVYVRRPDFGRKLSEEAKQLITQKCKKSPTVQIIVSDGLSSKAIDENLEDVYLSLNQALQGLGLDVGTPFFIEKGRVAAMDDVGELLNPKVIVYLIGERPGLVSAESLSAYLCYEPRLGTIEADRMVVSNIHKGGIPPVEAGAYLGTVIQKILKYQASGVSLVQKEQ; encoded by the coding sequence ATGAATCCTGAATTAGTTGAACAAATTACCAAATTAATATATGAAAAATTACAATCACAAACTGTGGTGACCGATGAACAGACGTCATCAGAAGTAGAGGTGAAGTTTTGGAACCATAATGCAGATGGTCAATCACACACTTCTGCGAGTGATAACTATCAACCAATAAAAGAAAAGATGTATCAAACCCTACAAGATGAAATTGAAGAAATTAACTTAGAATCAAAGCCTGTTATTGGAATTGAATCCCCATTTGATAAAGATGAGTTAGAATCTTTGATTAGTAAGACACCTGCAAGAATTGGGGTGGGGAGAGCGGGACTAAGACCTAAAACGAATACCTGGTTGAAGTTTCGTTACGATCATGCAGCTGCGGTGGATGCCGTGTACGGTGATGTAAATCCCGGTTTATTAGAAAGTTTATCGCTGTTTAAAGTTAACACAAAGGTAGCTGACAAAGAAGTGTATGTAAGACGTCCTGATTTTGGGCGCAAGCTTTCTGAAGAAGCTAAGCAACTGATTACACAAAAATGCAAAAAATCTCCGACCGTTCAAATCATTGTATCAGATGGTTTAAGTTCAAAGGCGATTGATGAAAACTTAGAGGATGTTTATTTATCTCTTAATCAAGCACTACAAGGTTTAGGGCTTGATGTTGGAACACCTTTTTTTATTGAAAAAGGAAGAGTAGCTGCCATGGATGATGTTGGTGAGCTGTTAAATCCAAAAGTGATTGTGTACTTGATTGGTGAGCGTCCAGGTCTTGTGAGTGCAGAATCTCTTAGTGCCTATCTATGCTATGAACCGCGCTTAGGGACAATTGAGGCGGACCGAATGGTTGTATCAAATATTCATAAAGGTGGAATCCCGCCGGTTGAAGCGGGTGCCTACCTAGGTACGGTCATTCAAAAAATATTAAAATATCAAGCTAGTGGAGTTTCGCTAGTTCAAAAAGAACAATAA